One window of Leptotrichia hongkongensis genomic DNA carries:
- a CDS encoding HPr family phosphocarrier protein: MTEIIVEIKNEQGLHARPSGQIVNIAKKYNLTLEIEKVGENEIVNAKNVFGVMMLGAAKGEKLKLRAISKNEENIENEKKLLEELRKIIEVDKFFEE; the protein is encoded by the coding sequence ATGACAGAAATTATTGTGGAAATAAAAAATGAGCAAGGGCTTCATGCAAGACCATCTGGACAAATTGTCAATATCGCAAAGAAATATAATTTGACTTTGGAAATAGAAAAAGTTGGAGAAAATGAAATTGTAAATGCAAAGAATGTATTTGGAGTAATGATGCTTGGAGCAGCTAAGGGAGAAAAATTAAAGCTTAGAGCAATTTCAAAAAATGAAGAAAATATAGAAAATGAAAAGAAATTATTAGAAGAATTAAGAAAAATAATTGAAGTTGATAAATTTTTTGAAGAATAA
- a CDS encoding OmpA family protein, with amino-acid sequence MKKLVILGTALLALNAVASEFQFKGGYDFYRKYKNGTNLAGEDARLKNGPTLGLEYIVDNQGEFEWGLGSEYKFSSNSGKLKTKSTPHERIGRSVPVYALGKFNLITTNSGNDALYVLGRAGYNFAKDSKEVRANDGKLSGGLYAAAGIGTEFGPVSLEAIYERSGFKYKDTATGQRDRDHMDSVGVRVGYRFGQLKNDRAPKIITQTVQVPVPTPVPTEPQTKDINQPTTATLPFSCSANEKKCVIRGFKVDGRVPNENEASDLKAIAGVINQFAEGGSIDFVGHTDSTGSAAYNQKLSVARAQNVARLLKDYGLKNSISYGSITGQGESNPADTNDTVEGRYNNRRVELFFQNVDFSNVRFINQ; translated from the coding sequence ATGAAAAAATTAGTAATTTTAGGAACAGCTTTATTAGCTTTAAATGCTGTAGCATCTGAATTCCAATTTAAAGGTGGATATGATTTCTACAGAAAATACAAAAACGGAACTAACCTTGCAGGAGAAGATGCTAGATTAAAAAATGGACCAACACTTGGTTTAGAATATATTGTTGACAACCAAGGTGAATTTGAATGGGGGTTAGGATCAGAATATAAATTCTCATCTAATTCAGGTAAATTGAAAACTAAATCTACACCGCATGAAAGAATTGGTAGAAGTGTACCAGTTTATGCTTTAGGTAAATTTAATTTAATTACTACTAACAGTGGAAATGACGCTTTATATGTATTAGGAAGAGCAGGGTATAATTTCGCTAAAGACTCTAAAGAGGTTAGAGCAAATGATGGAAAATTATCTGGAGGATTATATGCAGCAGCAGGGATAGGTACTGAATTTGGACCAGTTTCATTAGAGGCTATTTATGAAAGATCAGGATTTAAATATAAAGATACTGCTACAGGTCAAAGAGACAGAGATCATATGGATTCAGTAGGAGTTAGAGTAGGATATAGATTTGGACAATTGAAAAATGACAGAGCACCTAAAATCATAACTCAAACTGTGCAAGTACCTGTACCAACTCCAGTACCTACAGAACCACAAACAAAAGATATTAATCAACCAACAACTGCTACATTACCATTTAGCTGTTCAGCAAATGAGAAAAAATGTGTAATCAGAGGATTTAAAGTAGATGGAAGAGTACCTAACGAAAATGAAGCTTCAGACTTGAAAGCTATCGCTGGAGTAATTAACCAATTTGCTGAAGGTGGTTCAATTGATTTCGTTGGACATACAGATTCAACTGGATCAGCTGCTTATAACCAAAAATTATCAGTAGCAAGAGCACAAAACGTTGCTAGATTATTGAAAGATTATGGATTGAAAAACTCAATCTCTTATGGATCAATTACTGGACAAGGAGAAAGCAACCCAGCTGATACTAATGACACAGTTGAAGGAAGATACAACAACAGAAGAGTTGAATTATTCTTCCAAAACGTTGACTTTAGTAATGTAAGATTCATTAATCAATAA
- the glyS gene encoding glycine--tRNA ligase subunit beta, which yields MNFLFEIGLEELPARYVDQAEKDLKKIIENELKAERIKFSEIESFSTPRRVTAIIKDLAEKQDDLDKKSVGPSVEIAYKDGQLTKAGEGFVKSQGATIDDIKIIENEKGKYISIEKFIAGKNTKEILPEILKNAIKKIEFEKSMKWADRTFRFVRPIKWFVTLFDNGEILPFEFEGLKGGNKTRGMRYFASQDIEINNPIDYEKILLENFVIVDGEKRREEILKSIRENGENDGDTAIINKYLLDEVVNVVEYPYAIKGEFSKDYLQLPEDIITITLETHQRYFPVKDKDGKLSNKFIVIRNAPEYSETVKKGNEKVVEPRLADAKFFFDEDLKNKFADNVEKLKEVTFQKDMGTIFEKVKRSEKIAEYLISELNLNDKKENIIRTVDLAKADLVSNVIGEKEFTKLQGFMGSVYAEKQGEDKDVALGIFEHYLPRYQGDELPTTVEGAIAGIADKMDTIIGCFAVGLKPTSSKDPYALRRATQGIIQVTLNSKLSFDYKKLIEKAYEIFSADKKVLEKDVVKDVTEFFKQRIINVLSEKYKKDLINYEINLESNVVELDKKLSELLKLSQTENFEILINLLKRVKNIVKDEKNENLNIDSTLFELEEEKTLYNLANQLESIENTEFSNYIETLLNNASAINQFFDNVIINTDNEKLKKNRIALLKKLETSIDKLISI from the coding sequence ATGAATTTTCTTTTTGAAATAGGATTGGAAGAATTGCCTGCACGATATGTGGATCAGGCGGAAAAAGATCTGAAAAAAATAATAGAAAATGAATTAAAGGCTGAAAGAATAAAGTTTTCAGAGATTGAGTCGTTTAGTACACCTAGAAGGGTTACTGCGATTATAAAGGATTTGGCTGAAAAACAGGATGACTTGGATAAGAAAAGCGTAGGGCCTTCAGTTGAGATTGCTTATAAGGATGGGCAGCTTACGAAAGCTGGAGAAGGGTTTGTGAAGTCGCAAGGTGCTACGATTGATGATATAAAAATTATTGAAAATGAAAAAGGAAAGTATATTTCAATTGAAAAATTTATTGCAGGAAAAAATACTAAGGAGATTTTACCTGAAATATTGAAAAATGCAATAAAGAAAATAGAGTTTGAAAAGTCAATGAAATGGGCGGACAGAACATTTAGATTTGTAAGACCGATTAAATGGTTTGTAACTTTGTTTGATAATGGAGAAATTTTACCTTTTGAGTTTGAAGGTCTAAAAGGCGGTAATAAAACTCGTGGAATGAGATATTTTGCTTCTCAGGACATTGAGATTAATAATCCGATTGACTATGAAAAAATATTGCTTGAAAATTTTGTTATCGTAGATGGTGAAAAAAGAAGAGAAGAAATTTTGAAAAGCATAAGGGAAAATGGTGAAAATGATGGCGATACAGCGATAATCAATAAATATTTATTGGATGAAGTAGTTAATGTAGTAGAATATCCATATGCAATAAAAGGTGAATTTAGCAAGGATTATTTGCAGCTTCCTGAAGATATTATCACGATTACATTGGAAACTCATCAAAGATATTTTCCAGTAAAAGATAAAGACGGAAAATTATCGAATAAATTTATTGTTATAAGAAATGCACCTGAATATTCGGAAACTGTCAAAAAAGGGAATGAAAAGGTTGTAGAGCCAAGGCTTGCTGATGCAAAATTCTTCTTTGATGAAGATTTGAAAAATAAATTTGCAGATAATGTGGAAAAACTAAAGGAAGTTACTTTCCAAAAGGATATGGGAACAATTTTTGAAAAAGTTAAAAGAAGTGAGAAAATTGCTGAATATTTGATTTCAGAATTGAACTTGAATGATAAGAAGGAAAATATTATAAGAACAGTGGATTTAGCAAAAGCCGATCTTGTTTCAAATGTAATTGGAGAAAAGGAATTTACAAAATTACAAGGGTTTATGGGTTCGGTTTACGCTGAAAAGCAGGGAGAAGATAAAGATGTAGCACTTGGGATTTTTGAGCATTACTTGCCACGTTATCAGGGAGATGAACTTCCAACAACTGTGGAAGGTGCTATCGCTGGAATAGCTGACAAGATGGATACAATAATTGGATGTTTTGCAGTTGGACTAAAACCAACAAGTTCGAAAGACCCTTACGCATTAAGACGTGCTACACAAGGAATTATCCAAGTCACATTAAATTCAAAATTATCCTTTGACTACAAAAAATTAATTGAAAAGGCTTATGAAATTTTTTCGGCTGATAAAAAAGTACTGGAAAAAGATGTTGTGAAGGATGTGACAGAGTTCTTTAAACAAAGAATAATTAACGTACTTTCTGAAAAATATAAAAAAGATCTTATAAATTATGAGATAAATCTTGAAAGCAATGTTGTGGAACTTGATAAAAAATTATCTGAACTTCTGAAATTATCACAAACTGAAAATTTTGAAATTTTGATAAATCTTTTGAAACGTGTAAAAAATATTGTGAAAGATGAAAAAAATGAAAATCTAAATATTGACAGTACTTTATTTGAATTGGAAGAAGAAAAGACATTGTATAATTTAGCAAATCAATTGGAAAGTATTGAAAATACAGAATTTTCAAATTATATTGAAACATTGCTAAATAATGCATCTGCGATTAATCAATTTTTTGACAATGTAATTATTAATACTGATAACGAAAAATTGAAAAAAAATCGTATCGCATTATTGAAAAAATTAGAAACTTCTATTGATAAATTAATAAGTATATAG
- the glyQ gene encoding glycine--tRNA ligase subunit alpha, whose translation MTFQEIILTLQKFWGDKGCIISNPYDIETGAGTFNPDTFLMSLGPEPWNVAYVEPSRRPKDGRYGENPNRVYQHHQFQVIMKPSPENIQELYLESLVALGINPKEHDIRFVEDNWESPTLGAWGLGWEVWLDGMEITQFTYFQQVGGLEVDIVPSEITYGLERIALYLQNKDDVKDLEWTKGVKYGERRFQFEYELSKYSFEVADVPMHFQLFDMYEKEAQNCLNNDLVFPAYEYVLKCSHTFNNLDARGAISTTERMSYILRIRDLAKKCAEKFVEARERLGFPLLNKK comes from the coding sequence ATGACTTTTCAGGAAATTATATTAACTCTTCAAAAGTTCTGGGGAGATAAAGGGTGTATAATATCAAATCCGTACGATATTGAAACAGGTGCGGGAACGTTTAATCCAGATACTTTTTTAATGTCGTTAGGTCCTGAGCCTTGGAATGTTGCCTATGTTGAGCCATCACGTCGTCCCAAAGATGGAAGATACGGTGAAAATCCTAACAGAGTGTATCAACATCATCAGTTTCAGGTAATTATGAAACCATCACCAGAAAATATTCAGGAACTTTACTTAGAAAGTTTAGTGGCATTAGGAATTAATCCTAAGGAACACGACATAAGATTTGTGGAAGACAACTGGGAAAGTCCTACACTTGGAGCATGGGGATTAGGATGGGAAGTTTGGCTGGATGGAATGGAAATCACACAGTTTACGTACTTCCAGCAAGTTGGAGGACTGGAAGTTGACATTGTTCCATCTGAAATAACTTACGGACTTGAAAGAATTGCACTTTATTTACAAAATAAGGACGATGTAAAAGATTTAGAATGGACAAAAGGCGTAAAATACGGAGAAAGAAGATTCCAGTTTGAATACGAATTATCAAAATACAGCTTTGAAGTGGCAGACGTTCCAATGCACTTCCAACTTTTTGATATGTATGAAAAGGAAGCTCAAAACTGCCTAAACAATGACTTAGTATTCCCAGCCTACGAATATGTCCTAAAATGCTCACACACATTCAACAACCTTGATGCAAGAGGGGCAATCAGTACAACAGAAAGAATGTCCTACATTTTAAGAATCAGGGATTTGGCTAAGAAATGTGCTGAAAAATTTGTGGAGGCAAGGGAAAGATTGGGATTCCCATTATTGAATAAAAAATAA
- the lspA gene encoding signal peptidase II has translation MCVNKKCEEKRMPYIIIILVLAALDQITKQLMFNVSGGVQGFSIPVIDKFFHLTYVENHGGVFGLLQGKINLFTIASAVLIIYVIAVEYKNFKNYSKWTKIGVAVIAAGATGNMIDRLLRGYVIDMIDFRGIWAFVFNVADMYVHIGIYIIIIDYLARKYLKNSKK, from the coding sequence ATATGTGTTAATAAAAAATGTGAGGAGAAAAGAATGCCTTATATAATTATTATTTTGGTTTTAGCTGCATTAGATCAGATTACAAAGCAGCTGATGTTCAATGTATCAGGTGGAGTGCAAGGTTTTTCTATACCAGTAATAGATAAATTTTTTCATTTGACTTATGTTGAAAATCACGGCGGAGTTTTTGGTCTATTGCAAGGGAAAATCAATTTATTTACAATAGCAAGTGCAGTTCTAATTATATACGTAATCGCTGTAGAATATAAAAACTTTAAGAATTACAGCAAATGGACAAAAATAGGAGTAGCAGTAATTGCGGCTGGAGCTACGGGAAATATGATTGACAGGCTTCTTCGTGGATACGTAATTGACATGATAGATTTTCGAGGAATCTGGGCTTTCGTATTTAATGTGGCAGATATGTATGTGCATATTGGTATTTATATTATTATAATTGATTATTTAGCAAGAAAATATTTGAAAAATAGTAAAAAGTAG
- the ileS gene encoding isoleucine--tRNA ligase → MSENNNVEDKVDYAKTLNLPKTSFKMKANLAQKEPLTLRDWKKAEIYEKSLNEGAPFFVLHDGPPYANGDIHIGHALNKILKDIILKYKRLRGYNAPYIPGWDTHGLPIEWKIMEELGEKAKNMTPLQIRQECKKYALKWVEKQKEGFKRLGILGNWDNPYITLMPEYEAEQLKVFKEIYENGYVYKGLKPVYWSPTTETALAEAEIEYKDVESHSIYVKFEGTQDLLDKLGVEEASILIWTTTPWTLPANLGVFLHPEFDYGLYKTEKGNLVVAKELAETVFNTLGISYELLKEFKGTELEKTHYRHPFLDREGLVMLGDYVTADAGTGAVHSAPGHGADDYNYSRKYELGVLSPVDDRGHMTKEAGKYEGMFYAKASNVIVQDLTESGHLLHHSKFVHSYPHDWRSKKPVIFRATEQWFISIDESDIRENAIKALDDVEFVPSWGKNRIGSMLETRPDWTISRQRVWGVPIPLFYDRATDEVIYEPEIMDRVIEMVKKEGTDIWWKYEAKEIIGDELLEKYNLKDVDIRKERSIMDVWFDSGVSHRSVLVPRNLPRPADLYLEGSDQHRGWFQSSLLTSIASTKDAPYKRILTHGFTMDGQGRKMSKSLGNTILPKDITEKYGADILRLWVSSVDYREDVRISENILQQMSDAYRRIRNTARFLMGNLNDFDYANDKVDYKDMFEIDKWAMHKLEELKAKTTEFYDKYEFYSLFQEITYFCSMEMSSFYLDIVKDRLYCEGTTSIERRSTQTVLTEVLKVLVRMISPVLSFTADEIWERIPETLKEEESVHLSKWIEARPEYLNEELAQKWDKIARLRREVNKKLEAERQNGLIGHSLDARVLLNIANDEYSFIKDYTENEVSDLFIVSQVKFVNDNLAESEIEGIKIAVEKASGEKCERCWKYDEEVGHNHNHPDVCPRCASVLEKM, encoded by the coding sequence ATGTCGGAAAATAATAATGTGGAAGACAAGGTAGATTATGCAAAAACGCTAAATTTACCAAAGACGAGCTTTAAAATGAAAGCTAATTTGGCACAAAAAGAACCTTTAACATTAAGGGACTGGAAAAAAGCTGAAATTTATGAAAAATCATTAAACGAAGGGGCACCATTTTTTGTGTTACATGATGGGCCTCCATATGCAAATGGAGATATTCACATTGGGCATGCATTAAATAAAATATTAAAGGATATTATCTTAAAATATAAAAGATTAAGAGGTTATAATGCACCATATATTCCAGGATGGGATACACATGGTCTTCCTATCGAGTGGAAAATAATGGAAGAACTTGGAGAAAAGGCAAAAAATATGACTCCATTGCAAATTAGACAAGAATGTAAAAAATATGCTTTGAAATGGGTAGAAAAACAAAAAGAAGGATTCAAAAGACTTGGAATTTTAGGAAATTGGGATAATCCTTATATCACTTTAATGCCTGAGTATGAAGCGGAACAGTTAAAAGTATTCAAGGAAATTTACGAAAATGGTTATGTTTATAAAGGGCTAAAACCAGTTTACTGGTCTCCTACTACTGAAACAGCTTTGGCTGAAGCGGAAATTGAGTACAAGGATGTAGAATCTCATTCAATTTATGTAAAATTTGAAGGGACACAGGACTTATTAGATAAATTAGGTGTGGAAGAAGCAAGTATTCTTATTTGGACAACAACACCTTGGACATTGCCTGCAAACTTGGGAGTATTTTTACATCCTGAATTTGACTACGGATTATACAAAACAGAAAAAGGTAATCTTGTAGTTGCAAAAGAATTGGCTGAAACTGTATTTAATACACTTGGAATTTCTTATGAATTATTGAAGGAATTTAAAGGTACTGAACTTGAGAAAACTCATTATAGACATCCGTTCTTAGATAGAGAAGGGCTGGTAATGCTTGGAGATTATGTTACAGCTGATGCAGGGACTGGAGCAGTACATTCGGCACCTGGACACGGGGCGGACGATTACAATTATTCACGAAAATACGAACTTGGAGTATTGTCGCCAGTTGATGACAGAGGGCATATGACAAAGGAAGCTGGAAAATACGAAGGAATGTTTTATGCAAAAGCAAGCAATGTAATTGTGCAGGACTTGACAGAAAGCGGACATTTATTGCATCACAGCAAATTTGTTCACTCGTATCCGCATGACTGGAGAAGTAAAAAACCTGTAATTTTCAGAGCGACTGAGCAATGGTTCATTAGCATTGATGAAAGCGATATTAGGGAAAATGCTATAAAAGCACTAGATGATGTAGAATTTGTACCATCTTGGGGTAAAAATAGAATTGGTTCAATGTTAGAAACTCGTCCAGACTGGACTATTTCAAGACAAAGAGTATGGGGGGTACCAATACCATTGTTTTACGACAGAGCGACTGATGAAGTTATTTATGAGCCAGAAATTATGGACAGAGTAATTGAAATGGTAAAAAAAGAAGGAACTGACATTTGGTGGAAATATGAAGCCAAAGAAATTATCGGGGATGAACTTTTAGAAAAATATAACTTGAAAGATGTGGACATTAGAAAAGAAAGAAGTATAATGGACGTCTGGTTTGACTCAGGAGTTTCACATAGAAGTGTGCTAGTGCCAAGAAACTTGCCAAGACCAGCAGACTTATACCTTGAAGGAAGTGACCAGCATAGAGGTTGGTTCCAATCTTCGTTATTGACATCAATCGCAAGTACAAAAGATGCACCTTACAAGAGAATCCTAACTCATGGATTCACAATGGACGGTCAAGGAAGAAAAATGTCTAAATCTTTAGGAAACACAATACTTCCAAAAGATATTACAGAAAAATATGGAGCAGATATTTTAAGATTGTGGGTATCTTCAGTAGATTATAGAGAAGATGTAAGAATTTCGGAAAATATCTTGCAGCAAATGTCTGACGCTTATAGAAGAATCAGAAATACAGCCAGATTTTTGATGGGTAACTTAAATGATTTTGATTATGCAAATGATAAAGTTGACTACAAGGATATGTTTGAAATTGACAAGTGGGCAATGCACAAACTGGAAGAATTGAAGGCTAAAACAACAGAATTTTACGATAAATACGAATTTTACAGTCTATTCCAGGAAATTACATATTTCTGCTCAATGGAAATGTCTTCATTCTATCTGGACATAGTAAAAGACAGACTTTATTGCGAAGGAACAACTTCAATTGAAAGAAGAAGCACACAGACTGTATTGACAGAAGTTCTAAAAGTGCTAGTAAGAATGATTTCTCCAGTATTGTCATTTACAGCTGATGAAATTTGGGAAAGAATACCAGAAACGTTAAAAGAAGAAGAAAGTGTACATTTATCAAAATGGATTGAAGCAAGACCTGAATACTTGAATGAAGAATTAGCACAAAAATGGGATAAAATTGCACGTCTAAGAAGAGAAGTGAACAAAAAGCTGGAAGCAGAAAGACAAAATGGATTAATAGGACATTCTCTTGATGCAAGAGTCCTTTTAAACATTGCCAATGATGAATATTCATTTATAAAGGATTATACAGAAAATGAAGTTTCTGACTTATTTATCGTATCTCAAGTTAAATTTGTAAATGATAATTTAGCAGAAAGCGAAATCGAAGGAATAAAGATCGCTGTGGAAAAAGCGTCTGGAGAAAAATGTGAAAGATGCTGGAAATACGATGAGGAAGTTGGACACAACCACAATCATCCAGATGTATGTCCAAGATGTGCAAGCGTTCTGGAAAAAATGTAA
- a CDS encoding L-lactate permease yields the protein MEFLVGLIPIILFLILLAVLKKSALFSTYASLIVAIILNFVMSSWRIPVQGIIASLFEGFAVAWMPIGFVIIAAIFAYDLSVKNGKIEIIKTMLGNITSDRRAQALILAWGFGGFIEGIAGYGTAVAIPAAIMISLGFSPMTAAMICLLANSTPTAFGTVGLPVTTMISNFGLNAQQTALFTSLLLLLLTCVIPFILVVFANKEIDGGKNPAFGKGILPVVIASIIGYMVQPLIAMTTGAELPTIISSLIAMILMIVATKMFVKAEEGFETVAVSTKDAILAWLPYILMVVLIVGTSPVVKVINEPLHEHTISTIDFSFGHWATWFRDAKSAKEAGVAFKWILAPAAPLFIATVIAGFIQKVKVKDMVEVLGHTIYHKLDKMLVIMGIVALSVVMKHSGMTASIADGLKTLTGSGFPFIAPFLGTIGTFVTGSDLSSNLLFGGIQVGVAKGLSQNPALQSLLIAANTAGATGGKMISPQNIAIVTSVSAALNGKDGELLGKTIKYSVLYGLVLGVLTFVGAGMIH from the coding sequence ATGGAATTTTTAGTAGGTTTAATACCAATAATTTTATTTTTAATTTTGTTAGCAGTTTTAAAAAAATCTGCGTTGTTTAGTACTTATGCGAGCTTGATTGTAGCGATTATTTTGAACTTTGTCATGTCAAGTTGGCGAATTCCAGTTCAAGGGATTATTGCTTCACTTTTTGAAGGGTTTGCAGTGGCTTGGATGCCAATTGGATTTGTAATAATAGCAGCTATTTTTGCTTATGACTTATCAGTAAAAAATGGTAAAATTGAAATTATCAAAACGATGTTAGGAAACATTACATCAGATAGACGTGCACAAGCTTTAATACTTGCCTGGGGATTTGGTGGATTTATAGAAGGTATTGCAGGATATGGGACAGCGGTTGCAATTCCAGCGGCAATTATGATTTCTTTAGGATTTTCTCCTATGACAGCGGCGATGATTTGTTTACTTGCAAATTCGACACCAACAGCATTTGGAACAGTGGGACTTCCAGTTACAACAATGATTTCAAACTTTGGATTAAATGCTCAACAGACAGCATTATTTACATCATTGCTATTGTTACTATTAACTTGTGTTATTCCTTTTATTTTAGTAGTTTTTGCAAATAAAGAAATAGATGGCGGAAAAAATCCAGCTTTCGGAAAAGGGATTTTACCAGTAGTTATCGCATCAATTATTGGATATATGGTACAGCCATTAATAGCTATGACGACTGGAGCTGAACTTCCTACAATTATTTCAAGTTTAATAGCAATGATTTTAATGATTGTCGCAACAAAAATGTTTGTTAAGGCGGAAGAAGGATTTGAAACTGTGGCAGTTTCTACTAAAGATGCAATTTTAGCTTGGCTTCCATATATCTTAATGGTAGTTTTAATTGTAGGGACAAGTCCAGTTGTTAAAGTTATAAATGAGCCTTTACACGAGCATACAATTTCAACGATTGATTTTTCATTTGGGCATTGGGCAACTTGGTTTAGAGATGCAAAAAGTGCAAAAGAAGCTGGAGTTGCGTTTAAATGGATTTTGGCACCAGCTGCACCCTTATTTATAGCAACAGTTATCGCAGGATTTATTCAAAAAGTAAAAGTAAAAGACATGGTTGAAGTACTAGGTCATACAATTTATCATAAATTAGATAAAATGTTGGTAATCATGGGGATTGTAGCACTTTCAGTAGTTATGAAGCACAGTGGAATGACAGCAAGCATTGCAGATGGTCTTAAAACATTGACTGGATCAGGATTCCCATTCATTGCACCATTCTTAGGTACAATTGGAACGTTTGTTACAGGAAGTGATTTATCATCTAACTTGTTATTTGGTGGAATTCAAGTAGGAGTAGCGAAAGGATTATCACAAAATCCGGCATTGCAATCATTGTTAATTGCGGCTAATACCGCTGGAGCTACAGGTGGTAAAATGATTTCACCACAAAATATCGCAATTGTAACATCAGTTTCTGCAGCATTAAATGGAAAAGACGGGGAACTTTTAGGAAAAACGATTAAATATTCTGTACTATATGGACTTGTCTTAGGTGTTTTGACATTTGTTGGAGCAGGAATGATACATTAG